A genomic region of Trifolium pratense cultivar HEN17-A07 linkage group LG3, ARS_RC_1.1, whole genome shotgun sequence contains the following coding sequences:
- the LOC123918464 gene encoding probable WRKY transcription factor 51, giving the protein MDISYLGNPNASNPYHHYNKNNNIAPSSSSDFINFSDYLVLDDVVFVDNNNNINNQEYYSSWSQSSETEQSSDKAASSSTTTTAADVVINQGLISDETSINNNNTTTTTTIKRKTGGIKENTVEVSPRITFRTRSQLEIMDDGYKWRKYGKKSVKNSPNPRNYYKCSGERCGVKKRVERDREDSSYVLTTYEGVHNHESPCTSYYTSPVSSNLVYSDQWTSANSSSSN; this is encoded by the exons ATGGATATTAGCTATCTTGGAAACCCTAATGCTTCAAACCCTTATCATCACtataataagaataataatataGCTCCTTCTTCTTCATCTGATTTCATTAACTTTTCTGATTATCTTGTGCTTGAtgatgttgtttttgttgataacaataataatattaataatcaaGAGTATTACTCATCATGGTCACAAAGTTCAGAAACTGAACAATCATCAGATAAGGCAGCTTCTAgttccaccaccaccaccgccgcCGATGTTGTCATTAATCAAGGATTAATCAGTGATGAAACCTCtatcaacaacaataacacaACCACGACCACGACGAT AAAGCGCAAAACTGGAGGGATTAAAGAAAATACAGTAGAAGTGAGCCCAAGAATCACGTTTAGAACGCGATCGCAGCTTGAGATTATGGATGATGGATACAAATGGAGGAAGTATGGAAAGAAGTCAGTCAAGAATAGTCCAAACCCAag GAACTACTACAAGTGTTCAGGTGAAAGATGTGGAGTGAAGAAAAGAGTGGAAAGGGATAGGGAAGACTCAAGCTACGTGCTAACAACTTATGAAGGTGTTCACAATCATGAGTCCCCGTGTACTTCATACTACACTAGTCCAGTGTCTTCTAATTTGGTCTATTCCGATCAATGGACTTCTGCAAACTCATCATCttctaattaa